The Desulfovibrio sp. Huiquan2017 genome has a window encoding:
- a CDS encoding PAS domain-containing protein translates to MGREVPKCHPAKSVHMVQEILEKLKSGARDVAEFWIQMTEAFIHIRFYAIRQTNGTYEGCLQVAQEVTHIRALTGEQRLL, encoded by the coding sequence ATCGGCCGGGAGGTACCCAAGTGCCATCCCGCCAAAAGCGTCCATATGGTTCAGGAGATACTTGAAAAATTGAAGTCTGGGGCAAGAGATGTCGCTGAGTTCTGGATACAGATGACTGAAGCCTTCATTCATATCCGCTTTTATGCAATCCGCCAGACGAACGGCACATATGAAGGCTGTTTGCAAGTCGCTCAAGAGGTAACCCACATCAGAGCACTGACCGGAGAGCAAAGATTGCT